The following proteins are encoded in a genomic region of Periophthalmus magnuspinnatus isolate fPerMag1 chromosome 23, fPerMag1.2.pri, whole genome shotgun sequence:
- the LOC129457386 gene encoding uncharacterized protein LOC129457386, with product MDMMECPFHAAMRAFTNPKCGVVSHPTTPAPSPCPGREGSDGDVILAVLLVTVAGVAVLLLLFRLLQLRHRLKMARARHALEYYGFYHSATYRFQHVPLYKDEAKMGTKSCPGPGPPLIHTVTSQTPLMSVPPLPVTPPGQALPLYQATPFVEPMPLIIPPLVVPATPSLLPPPVRLTTPPSPHLSWGACSDAELYSRVGAYRSSRLSSLSSQSRVILFEHSSL from the exons ATGGATATGATGGAG tgtccttTCCATGCAGCTATGAGGGCCTTTACCAACCCAAAGTGTGGGGTGGTgtcccacccaaccacccccgCGCCCTCCCCTTGCCCTGGCAGGGAGGGGTCTGATGGGGACGTGATACTGGCTGTCCTCCTAGTGACTGTGGCTGGAGTGGCTGtgcttctgctcctcttcagACTGCTCCAGCTGCGGCACAG GCTGAAGATGGCAAGAGCAAGACATGCGCTGGAGTATTACGGCTTTTACCACAGCGCCACCTATAGGTTCCAACATGTACCACTCTATAAGGACGAGGCTAAGATGGGGACAAAAAGCTGCCCTGGACCTGGTCCACCTCTAATCCACACGGTGACATCACAGACCCCCCTGATGTCAGTGCCTCCTCTCCCTGTGACACCTCCTGGACAGGCCCTGCCTCTTTACCAAGCCACTCCTTTTGTAGAGCCAATGCCCCTGATCATCCCCCCACTTGTAGTCCCAGCCACACCCTCCCTGCTCCCCCCACCTGTCAGGCTTACCACGCCCCCAAGCCCTCACCTGTCCTGGGGGGCATGTTCCGATGCAGAATTGTACTCCCGGGTTGGGGCATATCGATCATCCCGCCTCTCCAGTCTCTCCAGCCAATCACGAGTCATCCTGTTTGAACACTCGTCGCTCTGA